A part of Myxococcus landrumus genomic DNA contains:
- a CDS encoding roadblock/LC7 domain-containing protein — MSFRTHLESVVNQVDGALACSVMGFDGISVDTFQREEAGELDLSGAWVEYANLLTQLRHAAESLKTGAVSEVSVNSDKVLTLMRLVSPEYFLVLALRADGNYGKGRYVLRVTAPKVRAEL, encoded by the coding sequence ATGTCCTTTCGCACGCACCTCGAGTCAGTCGTCAACCAAGTGGATGGGGCCCTTGCCTGCAGCGTGATGGGCTTCGACGGAATCTCCGTCGACACCTTCCAACGCGAGGAAGCAGGCGAGCTGGACCTGAGTGGCGCGTGGGTGGAGTACGCCAATCTGCTCACGCAGCTGCGCCATGCCGCCGAATCGCTCAAGACGGGCGCCGTCAGTGAGGTCAGCGTCAACAGCGACAAGGTGCTGACCCTCATGCGGCTGGTGTCGCCAGAGTACTTCCTGGTGCTCGCGCTGCGCGCGGACGGCAACTACGGCAAGGGGCGGTATGTGCTGCGCGTGACGGCCCCCAAGGTCCGCGCGGAGCTCTAG
- the efp gene encoding elongation factor P — MAGVIDTSEFHNGMKIEIDGEPFVIVEFQHVKPGKGSSFTRTKIRSLISGRVLTPTMKSGDKVGKPDIEEKGMQYLYVQGDDYYFMDTRDFEQTFLSEKVLGDAKNFLKENINVDIMFYNGKAIGVSLPNSVDLKVTKCDPGVRGDTVSGALKPAILETGFQVNVPLFINEGDVLKIDTRDGGKYLTRVAVSG, encoded by the coding sequence ATGGCCGGTGTCATCGATACGTCCGAGTTTCACAACGGCATGAAGATTGAGATCGACGGCGAGCCGTTCGTCATCGTCGAATTCCAGCATGTGAAGCCTGGCAAGGGTTCGTCTTTCACCCGCACCAAGATTCGCAGCTTGATCTCCGGCCGCGTTCTTACGCCGACGATGAAGTCCGGCGACAAGGTCGGCAAGCCGGACATCGAAGAGAAGGGAATGCAGTACCTGTACGTGCAGGGTGACGACTACTACTTCATGGACACCCGCGACTTCGAGCAGACCTTCCTTTCGGAGAAGGTGCTCGGCGACGCGAAGAACTTCCTGAAGGAGAACATCAACGTCGACATCATGTTCTACAACGGGAAGGCCATCGGCGTGTCGTTGCCCAACTCGGTGGACCTCAAGGTCACCAAGTGCGACCCGGGCGTTCGTGGCGACACCGTCTCCGGCGCCCTCAAGCCCGCCATCCTGGAGACGGGCTTCCAGGTCAACGTCCCCCTCTTCATCAACGAGGGTGATGTCCTCAAGATCGACACGCGCGACGGTGGCAAGTACCTCACCCGCGTGGCCGTGAGCGGTTAG